The Planctomycetota bacterium genomic interval GCGGGCAACTCGGCGTTAGCTGGCCGGAAGCAGCCGCCGAGGCGATCGACGTGCTCGTGATCGAGGGCGGCTGGCGGTTGCTTGCGTTGGTGCTGTTCGTCGCGGCGTATCCGTGGCTCTGCGTCGGGGCACTGCTGATCTTCCAGCAAACACTGCGGCGGGCCGGCGTCGGGGTCGGGCACGTCCTGCGGGCCGGGCTCTACGGGGCCGACATGCGGCTACCGATCCTCATCGGCGGCCTGATGCTCATCGCCTTCACGCTCTTCGACCCGCGTTCGGCGTGGGACTTTTTCGGCATCTTGGCCGTGGCGCTACTTGCCACTTTCGTCCTCACGGTCATCGGGCTGACGATTGCGCAGGCGATGTACCTGCGCCTCCCGCACACCTATCGCACGGCGTTGTCGATCCACGTCATGCTGTTTCTGCTGTTGGTCATCGTCATCCTGCAGATCGGTACACGGACCTAGGGCAAGACGATAGCCGAGAGCCAACGACTCACTGTCGCGGCTATTGAGTTGTGATTCTGGAGCGTTAGCTTCCGACGCATGCCGTCCTTCGATCATGACGTCGCGTTGGAGTTTCTCGTGGAGATGCAGTTGGCGGTCCGCGACGCGATCGTTGCATCGCGCGGGAAGCAGCTCGCCGGCGTCGACAAAACGACGGCGGCGGACACGATCTATGCGATCGATGCGGTGGTAGAGCCGGCGGTGCTAGACGTGTGCCGGGAGTGGGCGAAGCGGCAACCGATGGTGCTGATCGCCGAAGGGATCGAGCGGGAGGACGGGACCGAGGGGCCGGTGAAACTCGGCGATGGCGAGCCGGTGATTCGTGTGATCCTCGATCCGATCGACGGAACGCGCGGCATCATGCACGACAAGCGGGCCGCCTGGAGTTTGGGCGGTGTCGCACCGGACAAGGGCGACGGTACCCGCCTGCGCGACATCGAGGTCGCGGCCATGACCGAGCTACCCACGAGCAAGATGGGCCAGGCCGACGTGTTGACCGCCTCGACCCAGCTCGGGCTGCGCGGCGAGAGGCACGACCTGCTGAACAGAGGCGTTGTCGATCTACCGATCCGTCCTTCGACGGCAACCACGGTCGAGCACGGCTTCGCCAGCGTCGCCAGTTTTTTCCCCGGCACGATGACCCTCGCCGCGGAACTGACCGAAGCACTCATGGCCACCCAGCTCGGCCCCGCCGATGTCGCCAAGGCGTCGGTCTTCGTCGACCAGTACATTTCGACCGGCGGACAGTGGTACGAGTTGATCGTCGGCCATGACCGGTTCAACGCCGACCTTCGTCCCGCCTTCTACGAGCGACTCGGAGCGGGAGCGGGGCTTTGTTGCCACCCGTACGACTGTGCGTCGTGGTTAGTGGCCGAAATGGCGGGGGTGATCCTGACCGATGTCGCCGGCAAGCCGTTGGACGGGCCGATGGATTTGTTGACCGGAATCAACTGGGTCGGCTACGCCAACAAAACGCTGCAGTCCCGACTCGAACCGGAACTGCAGCGTTGGATGGGTGTTTGAGATGGTCAGCGTCAGCTACGCATCCGCTTGGCGAGCTTGTTGTACACGCCCAACGCGATAAATGTGGGCGCCCACTGACCGACGAACAAAGCGTCACGCTCGCGGCCCATGAGTTTCAAAGTCAGTGAAGCCGCGATCGAACCGCCGGCCAGCCACATGAAGGTGTCGCTGGGTACTTGCTTCACCGAATCTTCGATGAGGTGCGGTGCGTCGAAATCGGTACGTTCCTGGGTGGGTGTCTGCATGGTGTGTCTCCGTGATAGGTGTTGCGTGTCGTTGCAGGAGGGGCAAACACCATGCCGGACGTGCGAGGGTTTGTGCGACTTTTCTCGATGCCGCGTATGCTTCTCGCCCCATGGCTGACGCATCGGACGTTGAACTCACGAATGTAACCAAGCGTTTCGGCTCGCACACGGCGGTCGATGACGTGTCGGTCTCCGTGCCCGCCGGCAGTTGCTACGGCTTCATCGGGCCCAACGGCTCGGGCAAGACGACCACGCTGCGGATGATCATGCGGATCTT includes:
- a CDS encoding inositol monophosphatase, with the protein product MPSFDHDVALEFLVEMQLAVRDAIVASRGKQLAGVDKTTAADTIYAIDAVVEPAVLDVCREWAKRQPMVLIAEGIEREDGTEGPVKLGDGEPVIRVILDPIDGTRGIMHDKRAAWSLGGVAPDKGDGTRLRDIEVAAMTELPTSKMGQADVLTASTQLGLRGERHDLLNRGVVDLPIRPSTATTVEHGFASVASFFPGTMTLAAELTEALMATQLGPADVAKASVFVDQYISTGGQWYELIVGHDRFNADLRPAFYERLGAGAGLCCHPYDCASWLVAEMAGVILTDVAGKPLDGPMDLLTGINWVGYANKTLQSRLEPELQRWMGV